The Brassica napus cultivar Da-Ae chromosome C7, Da-Ae, whole genome shotgun sequence genome has a segment encoding these proteins:
- the LOC125590493 gene encoding uncharacterized protein LOC125590493, producing MSSFIPSDYKALDLSGDNYLDWAINTSAVLKSRGLGKCIKYGNDTLACERHRAIMIMRHHLCEDLRDEFGYVNDPHNLWSFLNSRFCEPLLHESKKKWEALRFQDYESVDNYHSDLMRITYSLRLCGELVTNEDLLNKTRDTFHSEEVLLSHQAKGFTTYYDLFSYLLDIEQKKQKRMDNIRRFNDIMEIYYEVLDSEMKIPEANKATFDKKRSEEDSEWTLMDHEVGLYIE from the coding sequence atgtcgagttTCATACCCTCAGATTACAAAGCCCttgatctctctggagataattatcttgATTGGGCTATAAACACTTCAGCCGTcttgaagtctagaggacttgGGAAGTGCATCAAGTATGGCAATGACACCCTTGCGTGTGAAAGACACAGAGCCATAATGATTATGCGACACCATCTCTGTGAGGACCTAAGAGACGAGTTTGGATATGTTAATGATCCTCATAATCTCTGGTCATTTTTGAATTCTAGATTCTGTGAGCCATTGTTGCacgaatccaagaaaaaatggGAAGCTCTAAGGTTCCAGGATTATGAATCCGTGGACAATTATCACTCTGATCTTATGAGAATCACCTATAGTCTTAGACTATGTGGTGAATTGGTAACAAACGAGGATTTGTTAAACAAAACTCGTGACACATTCCATTCAGAGGAAGTGTTGTTATCACATCAGGCCaaaggtttcaccacctatTATGACCTGTTctcatatttattagacattgagCAAAAGAAGCAGAAAAGGATGGATAACATCAGACGGTTTAATGACATCATGGAGATATATTATGAAGTACTAGACAGTGAGATGAAAATCCCTGAAGCTAATAAAGCCACATTTGATAAGAAGAGATCTGAGGAGGATTCCGAGTGGACACTCATGGACCATGAGGTCGGattatacattgaataa